The Corallococcus caeni genome includes a region encoding these proteins:
- a CDS encoding hybrid sensor histidine kinase/response regulator, with the protein MDPQLLRSIWPVFAAETREQIQAIGSKVLGLEQPAAAREPDLLPSLKRVVHSLKGSAASLGLDDIERIVHAIEDGLSHVSVDEPISRGSVEAMLRGLSAIENALNRGDAGEQPVVDGVAALLKALGHEEPAAPTSDEAAGSGPLGDDGLKALTALEAALSRLVSPKVEDRAGAVRAAVDQAHALRHSAEAVQAEQVAALAEAAALGFTRMEEGGDAAGQAASEVAGALVDLRMALGVVEDAGAVREVVPAKPAPAPAAKPAARATAAAPEGRGGTVDRAVRVSVKTLDSLALQVEHLVSGRSQQGRRSEGFRTLTDQAHEVLLHLERAASQLAMAGGGPALEPLRTGVGLMRTMQKRLLEQAKEAHRDGEQQSLVAQVIRDDLRDLRMVPASQVLEPLRRTVRETASRLGKEVALELGGTDVRLDRRIVDALKDPLVHLVRNAIDHGLEMPEARKAAGKAETGRLVVRVEARGTRIGVIVEDDGAGLDPVRVRATAVRRGLMNQEAADKLSDAQAARLIFQPGFSTREEVTSTSGRGVGLDVVLATAQRLQGSADVEYTPGKGTRFIVDLPLTLAAALGLLVRTGTTVTAIPSDTVKRVLRLDADDVGTVAGRVVARLDGEQLTFLSLSEAIGLPRMPLALESGRRQTAVLLSLGDDRVLYAIDEVVGQQELVVRSLGKHLREVTHLAGAAVLDDGRVVPVLNAPELLRAAKPDTRAAAGESKMPRILVCDDSLTTRFAMKSLLEIAGYPVVTASDGEEAWQVLERVHCHLVVSDWQMPRLDGVGLARRIKGHPMFRRTPIILVTSLDSNEDRAAGLEAGADGYLVKREVERGKLLELVRQLLPGSA; encoded by the coding sequence ATGGATCCGCAGTTGCTGCGCAGCATCTGGCCGGTGTTCGCCGCGGAGACGCGCGAACAGATTCAGGCCATCGGGTCGAAGGTGCTGGGGCTGGAGCAGCCGGCCGCCGCACGCGAGCCGGACCTGCTGCCGTCGCTCAAGCGCGTGGTGCACAGCCTCAAGGGCTCCGCGGCGAGCCTGGGGCTGGACGACATCGAACGCATCGTCCACGCCATCGAGGACGGGCTGTCCCACGTCAGCGTGGACGAGCCCATCTCCCGGGGCTCCGTGGAGGCGATGCTGCGGGGCCTGTCCGCCATCGAGAACGCCCTCAACCGGGGCGACGCGGGTGAGCAGCCCGTGGTGGACGGCGTGGCCGCGCTGCTCAAGGCCCTTGGCCATGAGGAGCCGGCCGCTCCCACGTCCGACGAGGCCGCGGGCTCGGGCCCGCTGGGCGATGACGGGCTGAAGGCGCTGACCGCGCTGGAGGCGGCGCTGAGCAGGCTGGTGTCCCCCAAGGTGGAGGACCGGGCGGGCGCGGTGCGCGCGGCGGTGGACCAGGCGCACGCCCTGCGCCACAGCGCGGAGGCCGTCCAGGCGGAGCAGGTGGCCGCGCTGGCGGAGGCCGCGGCGCTGGGCTTCACGCGCATGGAGGAGGGCGGGGACGCGGCGGGACAGGCGGCGTCTGAGGTGGCGGGCGCGCTGGTGGACCTGCGCATGGCGCTGGGCGTGGTGGAGGACGCCGGAGCGGTCCGGGAGGTCGTGCCCGCGAAGCCGGCCCCGGCCCCCGCCGCGAAGCCCGCGGCGCGCGCGACGGCCGCGGCGCCCGAGGGCCGCGGCGGCACGGTGGACCGCGCGGTGCGCGTGTCGGTGAAGACGCTGGACTCGCTGGCGCTCCAGGTGGAGCACCTGGTGTCCGGGCGGTCGCAGCAGGGCCGGCGCTCGGAGGGCTTCCGCACGCTGACGGATCAGGCGCACGAGGTGCTGCTGCACCTGGAGCGCGCCGCGTCCCAGCTGGCCATGGCCGGCGGCGGGCCCGCGCTGGAGCCGCTGCGCACGGGCGTGGGCCTGATGCGCACGATGCAGAAGCGCCTGCTGGAGCAGGCGAAGGAGGCGCACCGCGACGGCGAGCAGCAGTCGCTGGTGGCGCAGGTCATCCGCGACGACCTGCGCGACCTGCGCATGGTGCCGGCCTCGCAGGTGCTGGAGCCCCTGCGGCGCACGGTGCGCGAGACGGCCTCCCGGCTGGGCAAGGAGGTGGCGCTGGAGCTGGGCGGCACCGACGTGCGGCTGGACCGGCGCATCGTGGACGCGCTGAAGGATCCGCTGGTGCACCTGGTGCGCAACGCCATCGACCACGGGCTGGAGATGCCGGAGGCGCGCAAGGCGGCGGGCAAGGCGGAGACGGGGCGGCTGGTGGTGCGGGTGGAGGCGCGGGGCACGCGCATCGGCGTCATCGTGGAGGACGACGGTGCGGGCCTGGACCCCGTGCGCGTGCGCGCGACGGCGGTGCGCCGGGGCCTGATGAACCAGGAGGCGGCGGACAAGCTGTCGGACGCGCAGGCCGCGCGGCTCATCTTCCAGCCGGGCTTCTCCACGCGTGAGGAGGTCACGTCCACGTCGGGGCGTGGAGTCGGTCTGGACGTGGTGCTGGCCACCGCGCAGCGGCTGCAGGGCAGCGCGGACGTGGAGTACACGCCGGGCAAGGGCACGCGCTTCATCGTGGACCTGCCGCTGACGCTGGCTGCGGCGCTGGGCCTGCTGGTGCGCACCGGCACCACCGTCACCGCGATTCCCTCCGACACCGTGAAGCGCGTGCTGCGGCTGGACGCGGACGACGTGGGCACGGTGGCGGGGCGCGTGGTGGCGCGTCTGGACGGCGAGCAGCTCACGTTCCTGTCGCTGTCGGAGGCCATCGGTCTGCCGCGCATGCCGCTGGCGCTGGAGTCGGGCCGGCGGCAGACGGCGGTGCTGCTGTCGCTGGGCGATGACCGCGTGCTGTACGCCATCGACGAGGTGGTGGGGCAGCAGGAGCTGGTGGTCCGCTCGCTGGGCAAGCACCTGCGGGAAGTGACGCACCTGGCGGGCGCGGCGGTGCTGGACGACGGCCGCGTGGTGCCGGTGCTCAACGCGCCGGAGTTGTTGCGCGCGGCCAAGCCGGACACGCGCGCGGCCGCGGGCGAATCCAAGATGCCGCGCATCCTGGTGTGCGACGACTCGCTCACCACGCGCTTCGCGATGAAGTCCCTGCTGGAGATCGCCGGCTACCCGGTGGTGACGGCGTCGGACGGCGAGGAGGCGTGGCAGGTGCTGGAGCGCGTGCACTGCCACCTGGTGGTCAGCGACTGGCAGATGCCCCGGCTGGACGGCGTGGGCCTGGCGCGGCGGATCAAGGGCCACCCCATGTTCCGGCGCACGCCCATCATCCTGGTGACCTCGCTGGACAGCAACGAGGACCGCGCGGCCGGCCTGGAGGCGGGCGCGGACGGCTACCTCGTCAAGCGCGAGGTGGAGCGCGGCAAGCTCCTGGAGCTCGTGCGCCAGCTCTTGCCCGGCTCCGCGTGA
- a CDS encoding response regulator, producing MNSNVTGGARKAAKVLIVEDTKTITNLLQVYLMGWGLDFMDAPNGAVGLKRAREQKPDLIISDVQMPEMDGFALCAAIRADSKLHDTPFMLLTSLKDDASRQKGKLVGASAFLNKPVSVDDLRSKVRDILKLPATKY from the coding sequence ATGAACAGCAACGTGACGGGTGGGGCACGCAAGGCGGCGAAGGTGCTCATCGTGGAGGACACGAAGACCATCACCAACCTCCTGCAGGTCTACCTGATGGGGTGGGGGCTGGACTTCATGGACGCGCCCAACGGCGCGGTGGGACTCAAGCGGGCGCGCGAGCAGAAGCCGGACCTCATCATCTCCGACGTGCAGATGCCGGAGATGGACGGCTTCGCGCTGTGCGCGGCCATCCGGGCGGACTCCAAGCTGCACGACACGCCCTTCATGCTGCTCACGTCGCTGAAGGACGACGCCAGCCGGCAGAAGGGGAAGCTCGTCGGCGCGAGCGCCTTCCTCAACAAGCCGGTGTCCGTGGACGACCTGCGCTCCAAGGTGCGGGACATCCTCAAGCTGCCGGCCACGAAGTACTGA
- a CDS encoding CheR family methyltransferase produces MSEGLLDDATLAKVEEVLQSACGLTLASSLRRSLEPALARAALSRNLSGAAFLRQLLMREPTAVEAFIEHAVIGETYFFRHPEHLRALVARARLHQGGPFHVWSAGCASGEEPYSIAMALMSAGLGNGGRFRVLATDVSGRALQRAKTGVYSPWSLRRIEPELEKRFLASHPAASGQDTQHTVAQEVVRTVDFRRHNLATDAVPSMGFHAIFCRNVLIYFTPELVRAVLSRLVSALAPGGLLFVSPAEVPLTNGMGLETLDVDGTPVLRLPLEPWAAAESVAAPPRRDSPGAFAAASLRRDTPVPGSLRVEPRRSTPVPGSLRVEPFRPTPGPMPAYVARTPQPAPAPEATRAPASTPASRAAQDAGLLTRALEAAHAGHFEEAEALAREAARALSPEAYLLLAMVAESRNDLYAAVEAVRKALYLEPQLALGHATLVALYNRLDRREDAERARQNALRALDGLDDEHPLRGVETTMTAGGLRQALAPRPSQMGWQGAR; encoded by the coding sequence GTGAGCGAAGGGCTTCTCGACGACGCAACGCTCGCGAAGGTCGAGGAGGTGCTCCAGAGCGCCTGCGGCCTGACGCTCGCGAGCAGCCTGCGTCGCTCGCTGGAGCCCGCGCTGGCCCGCGCCGCGCTGTCGCGCAACCTGTCCGGAGCGGCCTTCCTGCGCCAGTTGCTGATGCGCGAGCCGACGGCCGTGGAGGCGTTCATCGAGCACGCCGTCATCGGCGAGACCTACTTCTTCCGCCACCCGGAGCACCTGCGCGCGCTGGTGGCGCGGGCCCGGCTGCACCAGGGCGGCCCGTTCCACGTCTGGAGCGCGGGCTGCGCGAGCGGCGAGGAGCCCTACAGCATCGCCATGGCGCTGATGTCCGCGGGGCTGGGCAACGGCGGGCGCTTCCGCGTGCTGGCGACGGACGTGTCCGGCCGGGCCCTGCAGCGCGCGAAGACCGGCGTGTACAGCCCCTGGTCGCTCCGGCGCATCGAGCCGGAGCTGGAGAAGCGCTTCCTCGCGTCGCACCCCGCCGCGTCGGGACAGGACACGCAGCACACCGTCGCCCAGGAGGTCGTGCGCACGGTGGACTTCCGCCGCCACAACCTGGCCACGGACGCGGTGCCGTCCATGGGCTTCCACGCCATCTTCTGCCGCAACGTCCTCATCTACTTCACGCCGGAGCTGGTGCGAGCGGTGCTGAGCCGGCTGGTGAGCGCGCTCGCGCCGGGCGGCCTGCTCTTCGTGTCGCCCGCGGAGGTGCCGCTCACCAACGGGATGGGACTGGAGACGCTGGACGTGGACGGCACCCCCGTCCTGCGCCTGCCCCTGGAGCCGTGGGCCGCCGCGGAGTCCGTGGCCGCGCCCCCGCGCCGCGACTCGCCGGGCGCCTTCGCCGCCGCCTCGCTCCGCCGCGACACGCCGGTGCCGGGCAGCCTGCGGGTGGAGCCCCGCCGCTCCACGCCGGTGCCGGGCAGCCTGCGGGTGGAGCCCTTCCGTCCCACGCCCGGGCCCATGCCCGCCTACGTGGCGCGGACGCCCCAGCCGGCTCCGGCCCCGGAGGCGACGCGGGCTCCGGCCTCCACGCCGGCTTCGCGCGCGGCCCAGGACGCGGGCCTGCTGACGCGGGCGCTGGAGGCGGCGCACGCGGGCCACTTCGAGGAAGCGGAGGCCCTGGCGCGCGAGGCGGCCCGGGCGCTGTCTCCGGAGGCGTATCTGCTGCTGGCGATGGTGGCCGAGTCGCGCAACGACCTGTACGCGGCGGTGGAAGCGGTGCGCAAGGCGCTGTACCTGGAGCCGCAGCTGGCGCTGGGACATGCGACGCTGGTGGCGCTCTACAACCGCCTGGACCGGCGCGAGGACGCGGAGCGGGCGCGGCAGAACGCGCTGCGCGCGCTGGATGGATTGGATGACGAGCACCCGCTGCGAGGCGTGGAGACGACGATGACGGCGGGGGGGCTGCGGCAGGCGCTGGCTCCCCGTCCTTCGCAGATGGGCTGGCAGGGCGCGCGCTGA
- a CDS encoding chemotaxis protein CheW, protein MATEDRKLLPIDFDELKASLDAAQMLLEGATVVSAHRRREVLHQRAVALANSRHEVRQEVVTVLAFQVGGERYAVKIDFVDHVLESRGMCSLPGAPRHVLGALLSRSRIVPVLDLRQLLGLEGGGMSDLSKVVVVEVEDEAFGLAAEVVDGRLELPRAELSQPPPGPFLFLTPDRLTVLDLTQLGNPAAARRG, encoded by the coding sequence ATGGCTACCGAAGACCGCAAGCTGCTGCCCATCGACTTCGACGAGCTGAAGGCCTCGCTCGACGCGGCCCAGATGCTGCTCGAGGGCGCCACGGTGGTGAGCGCCCACAGGCGGCGCGAGGTGCTGCACCAGCGCGCGGTGGCGCTGGCGAACTCGCGCCACGAGGTGCGCCAGGAGGTCGTCACCGTCCTCGCCTTCCAGGTGGGCGGTGAGCGCTACGCGGTGAAGATCGACTTCGTGGACCACGTGCTGGAGTCGCGCGGCATGTGCTCGCTGCCCGGGGCGCCGCGCCACGTGCTGGGGGCGCTGCTGTCGCGCTCGCGCATCGTGCCGGTGCTGGACCTGCGGCAGCTCTTGGGGCTGGAGGGCGGGGGCATGTCCGACCTGAGCAAGGTCGTGGTGGTGGAAGTGGAGGACGAAGCGTTCGGGCTGGCGGCGGAGGTCGTGGACGGACGGCTGGAGTTGCCGCGCGCGGAGCTGTCCCAGCCGCCGCCGGGCCCGTTCCTGTTCCTGACGCCGGACCGGCTCACGGTGCTGGACCTCACACAGCTGGGCAACCCGGCGGCCGCACGGCGCGGCTAG
- a CDS encoding chemotaxis protein CheW has translation MADTPRVPVPPQVRRVSVQQRLSALEAEQNQLRQELVSLQGEVRLPGLYLTVEAGNTTALVPAKQVQEVVRLVALEPLPGAPVHVSGSFVYRGSPAVVVDVARLMGVKRTPDLDSLLVVVDAGRMVALLVDRVKDLVETPVLVDGTPGGEEKLPWDGTGLMAGLCRTPEGLRPLLRTSALLNGTEGL, from the coding sequence ATGGCTGACACCCCCAGAGTCCCCGTTCCTCCGCAGGTGCGCCGGGTCTCCGTGCAACAGCGCCTGAGCGCGCTGGAGGCGGAGCAGAACCAGCTGCGCCAGGAGCTCGTCTCATTGCAGGGCGAGGTGCGCCTGCCTGGTCTCTACCTGACCGTGGAGGCAGGCAACACGACCGCGCTCGTGCCCGCGAAGCAGGTGCAGGAGGTGGTGCGGCTGGTGGCGCTGGAGCCGCTGCCCGGCGCGCCGGTGCACGTGTCCGGTTCCTTCGTCTACCGCGGCAGCCCGGCGGTGGTGGTGGACGTGGCGCGTTTGATGGGCGTGAAGCGCACGCCGGATCTGGACTCGCTGCTGGTGGTGGTGGACGCGGGCCGCATGGTGGCGCTGCTGGTGGACCGGGTGAAGGACCTGGTGGAGACGCCGGTGCTGGTGGACGGCACGCCGGGGGGCGAGGAGAAGCTGCCCTGGGACGGCACCGGGCTGATGGCCGGGCTGTGCCGCACGCCGGAGGGGCTGCGTCCGCTGCTCCGCACGAGCGCGCTCCTGAACGGCACGGAGGGCCTGTGA
- a CDS encoding methyl-accepting chemotaxis protein, with the protein MASPQGADSTRLSLRTKILGGTGIFGIVLVGILTFAFWMQMSDGLLDELTKRSRAVGIGMAFSVAASAAASDSAMLQAGTDMALKSVPDVAYIVVRDPSGKVLARSAGDQFATAASVEPADGDGVVDRLLTVGALPIVETTAPILFGTPGGTLKRVGTVQLALDREALAESLASSTWRTAGLGLLVLVLGLLAAAGMASLFIVPLERLARAAVGIAAGDLRQQIDVNGTDEIGELARSFATMADALVHLLHDLRGAATDLEHEAAGVLATSTQQSAMAHQQASAINETSTTVAEIAQTSKQATSYADAVIAQTQKSESLSAQGQKVVTESVEGMEKLGEQVKAIALAITDLNERTLQISDIIGQVKDVAEQSNLLALNASIEAAKAGEHGRGFAVVATEMRTLAEQSRMAADQVRVLLGEVQKGTRVAVTTTDEGSRRAQAAMELARGAGSTILGLSEVIRESSGAARQIAGNTRQQTIGVEQIATAMGELTSAMSDSVEGTRRIEQVAGNLSILSKRFSELVGRYQL; encoded by the coding sequence ATGGCGTCGCCTCAAGGGGCGGATTCGACCCGGCTCAGCCTGCGGACGAAGATCCTCGGGGGCACGGGCATCTTCGGCATCGTGCTGGTCGGCATCCTGACCTTCGCGTTCTGGATGCAGATGAGCGACGGGCTGCTGGATGAGCTCACCAAGCGCTCGCGCGCGGTGGGCATCGGCATGGCGTTCAGCGTGGCCGCGTCCGCGGCGGCGAGCGACTCGGCCATGCTCCAGGCGGGCACGGACATGGCCCTCAAGAGCGTGCCGGACGTCGCGTACATCGTGGTCCGCGACCCGAGCGGCAAGGTGCTGGCGCGCTCCGCGGGCGACCAGTTCGCCACCGCCGCCTCCGTGGAGCCCGCGGACGGGGACGGGGTGGTGGATCGCCTGCTGACGGTGGGCGCGCTGCCCATCGTGGAGACGACGGCGCCCATCCTCTTCGGCACGCCGGGCGGCACGCTCAAGCGCGTAGGCACCGTGCAACTGGCGCTGGACCGCGAGGCGCTGGCGGAGTCGCTGGCCTCCAGCACCTGGCGCACCGCGGGCCTGGGCCTGCTGGTGCTGGTGCTGGGCCTGCTGGCGGCGGCCGGCATGGCCAGCCTCTTCATCGTGCCCCTGGAGCGGCTGGCCCGCGCGGCGGTGGGCATCGCGGCGGGGGACCTGCGCCAGCAGATCGACGTCAACGGCACGGACGAGATTGGCGAACTGGCGCGCAGCTTCGCCACCATGGCGGACGCGCTGGTGCACCTGCTGCACGACCTGCGCGGCGCGGCCACGGACCTGGAGCACGAGGCCGCGGGCGTGCTGGCCACGTCCACGCAGCAGTCCGCGATGGCGCACCAGCAGGCGTCCGCCATCAACGAGACCAGCACCACGGTCGCGGAGATCGCCCAGACCTCCAAGCAGGCCACGTCCTACGCGGACGCGGTCATCGCGCAGACGCAGAAGTCGGAGTCGCTCAGCGCGCAGGGCCAGAAGGTCGTCACGGAGAGCGTGGAGGGCATGGAGAAGCTGGGTGAGCAGGTGAAGGCCATTGCCCTGGCCATCACCGACCTGAACGAGCGCACGCTGCAGATCAGCGACATCATCGGGCAGGTGAAGGACGTGGCGGAGCAGTCCAACCTGCTGGCCCTCAACGCCTCCATCGAGGCGGCGAAGGCGGGCGAGCACGGGCGCGGCTTCGCGGTGGTGGCCACGGAGATGCGCACGCTGGCGGAGCAGTCCCGCATGGCGGCCGACCAGGTGCGCGTCCTCCTGGGTGAGGTGCAGAAGGGCACGCGCGTGGCCGTCACGACCACGGACGAGGGCAGCCGGCGCGCGCAGGCGGCGATGGAGCTTGCGCGCGGCGCGGGTTCCACCATCCTGGGCCTGTCGGAGGTCATCCGCGAGTCGTCCGGGGCGGCGCGGCAGATCGCGGGCAACACGCGGCAGCAGACCATTGGCGTGGAGCAGATCGCCACGGCGATGGGCGAATTGACGTCCGCCATGAGTGATTCAGTGGAGGGCACCCGGCGGATTGAACAGGTGGCCGGCAACCTCTCCATCTTGTCGAAGCGCTTCTCTGAACTTGTAGGCAGGTACCAGCTATGA
- a CDS encoding HAD family hydrolase, with protein sequence MAVAFFDLDRTLLAANSASLWVRRELALGHISRWEALRASLLLARYHLGFVAMQDVLLRATALLTGSDAKDLEARSADFYAEAVRGQYRPGGLAALEVHRAAGDRLVLLTSSSGYLSDLVARELRLDGVLCNRFEVDAAGLHTGRTLGEVCFGVGKRLYAEASAREAGVPLSACAFYTDSYSDLPVLEVVGRPVVVNPDHRLRREARRRGWPVVDWGVPPGGATPSVPPSPPLVPSTGP encoded by the coding sequence GTGGCCGTCGCCTTCTTCGACCTGGACAGGACGCTGCTCGCCGCCAACTCCGCGTCGCTCTGGGTGCGCCGCGAGCTGGCCCTGGGCCACATCTCCCGCTGGGAGGCCCTGCGCGCCAGCCTGCTGTTGGCCCGCTACCACCTGGGCTTCGTGGCCATGCAGGACGTGCTCCTGCGCGCCACGGCCCTGCTCACGGGCTCCGACGCGAAGGACCTGGAGGCGCGCTCCGCGGACTTCTACGCGGAGGCCGTGCGTGGCCAGTACCGCCCCGGGGGCCTGGCCGCGCTGGAGGTCCACCGCGCGGCGGGGGACCGGCTGGTGCTGCTGACGTCGTCCTCGGGCTACCTGTCCGACCTGGTGGCGCGCGAGCTGCGCCTGGACGGCGTGCTGTGCAACCGCTTCGAGGTGGACGCGGCGGGGCTGCACACCGGGCGCACGCTGGGGGAGGTCTGCTTCGGCGTGGGCAAGCGGCTCTACGCGGAGGCCAGCGCGAGGGAGGCGGGGGTGCCGCTGTCCGCGTGCGCCTTCTACACGGACTCGTACTCGGACCTGCCGGTGCTGGAGGTGGTGGGGCGCCCGGTGGTGGTGAACCCGGACCACCGCCTGCGCCGGGAGGCCCGGCGGCGGGGCTGGCCGGTGGTGGACTGGGGCGTGCCTCCTGGAGGCGCCACCCCGTCCGTCCCACCGTCGCCGCCGCTGGTGCCCTCCACCGGCCCCTGA
- a CDS encoding TonB family protein — MIKSDSPSPEAPGTDPLIGRTLNGRFSILEPLGVGGMGKVYRALQAPLERVVALKVLNPNFPSSRDPGFQKRFLREASLTSKLRHPNTVTVIDYGQTDDGIYYIAMEYLEGRTLQQVLGQAGPLPWARAVSVAQQVCRSLREAHALGIIHRDLKPANIMILNEADQDLVKVLDFGLVKSVAPQQDGPVSPEITQNGTFLGSPQYMAPEQARNVADARSDVYSLGIMLFQMLMGRPPFIARDHIELIFAHYKEPPPTFQAVRPDLAVPPEIEMVVRRCMEKDPARRFQTMDELLEGLREAHMAAGGNSGVFRRLGGATTTGPYPSPPTTGPYASPLFANVGNAEPADGGLAVDISVDVPPDVQRARQRTLMMGALGGVMVAGLVGITLFFLRGGSPEEKPAQPQAQATAPTPTAPVAEAPTAPPAPGKVRFRLMSQPSGARVYYKGKEKGVTPFVMELPLGNEGSITAELTFALEGYQTETLITGGSGEVVLSQKLTKRRGGGERPSRVDLATASTPEDFENVAPATPGGLAAPVMMQANPAATAAAAAVPATTTEKALGALGSSAAAPVSAAGSLAVPSLTTGALAPVNPNAVIPFNDAMERPMLLEEGRDIAYTREALAIKAEGLVAVRCTITNKGRVENCRVLKMVQHMERAVLDSLQSRVYKPIQYQGRPVNVDYTFTMRLVSPRR, encoded by the coding sequence ATGATCAAGAGCGATTCCCCGAGCCCTGAGGCCCCGGGAACGGATCCGCTCATCGGCCGGACGTTGAACGGCCGCTTCAGCATTCTGGAGCCCCTGGGCGTCGGTGGAATGGGCAAGGTGTACCGCGCCCTGCAGGCACCCCTGGAGCGGGTCGTCGCGCTCAAGGTGCTCAACCCCAACTTCCCGAGCAGCCGCGACCCGGGCTTCCAGAAGCGCTTCCTGCGCGAGGCGTCGCTGACCTCGAAGCTGCGGCACCCGAACACCGTCACCGTCATCGACTACGGGCAGACGGACGACGGCATCTACTACATCGCGATGGAGTACCTGGAGGGGCGCACGCTCCAGCAGGTGCTGGGCCAGGCGGGCCCCCTGCCCTGGGCGCGCGCGGTGTCGGTGGCGCAGCAGGTGTGCCGCTCGCTGCGCGAGGCGCACGCGCTGGGCATCATCCACCGCGACCTGAAGCCCGCGAACATCATGATCCTCAACGAGGCGGATCAGGACCTGGTGAAGGTCCTGGACTTCGGCCTCGTGAAGTCCGTGGCGCCGCAGCAGGACGGGCCGGTCAGCCCTGAAATCACCCAGAACGGCACGTTCCTGGGCTCGCCGCAGTACATGGCGCCGGAGCAGGCGCGCAACGTGGCGGACGCCCGCAGCGACGTGTACTCGCTGGGCATCATGCTGTTCCAGATGCTGATGGGACGGCCGCCCTTCATCGCGCGCGACCACATCGAACTCATCTTCGCCCACTACAAGGAGCCGCCCCCCACCTTCCAGGCCGTGCGCCCGGACCTGGCGGTGCCGCCCGAGATTGAAATGGTGGTGCGCCGCTGCATGGAGAAGGATCCGGCGCGGCGCTTCCAGACGATGGACGAGTTGCTGGAGGGCCTGCGCGAAGCGCACATGGCCGCGGGCGGCAACAGCGGCGTGTTCCGCCGGCTGGGCGGCGCGACGACCACGGGGCCCTACCCCTCTCCGCCGACGACGGGCCCCTACGCGTCCCCGCTGTTCGCGAACGTGGGCAACGCGGAGCCCGCGGACGGCGGGCTCGCGGTGGACATCAGCGTGGACGTGCCGCCGGACGTGCAGCGCGCCCGCCAGCGCACGCTCATGATGGGCGCCCTGGGCGGCGTGATGGTGGCGGGGCTCGTGGGCATCACGCTGTTCTTCCTGCGCGGCGGCAGCCCGGAGGAGAAGCCCGCGCAGCCGCAGGCCCAGGCCACGGCCCCCACCCCGACGGCGCCGGTGGCGGAAGCCCCCACGGCGCCGCCCGCGCCGGGCAAGGTGCGCTTCCGCCTGATGAGCCAGCCGTCCGGCGCGCGCGTCTACTACAAGGGCAAGGAGAAGGGCGTGACGCCCTTCGTGATGGAGCTGCCGCTGGGCAACGAGGGCAGCATCACCGCGGAGCTGACGTTCGCGCTGGAGGGCTACCAGACGGAGACCCTCATCACGGGCGGCTCCGGCGAGGTGGTGCTGTCCCAGAAGCTGACCAAGCGCCGGGGCGGCGGTGAGCGCCCGAGCCGCGTGGACCTGGCCACCGCCTCCACCCCCGAGGACTTCGAGAACGTGGCCCCGGCGACGCCGGGCGGACTGGCGGCGCCGGTGATGATGCAGGCGAATCCGGCCGCCACCGCGGCAGCAGCAGCGGTCCCCGCCACGACGACGGAAAAGGCGCTGGGCGCGCTGGGCTCGTCGGCCGCCGCTCCCGTGAGCGCGGCGGGCAGCCTCGCGGTGCCGTCGCTGACGACCGGCGCGCTCGCGCCCGTCAACCCGAACGCCGTCATCCCCTTCAACGACGCCATGGAGCGGCCGATGTTGTTGGAGGAGGGCCGGGACATCGCCTACACGCGAGAGGCGCTGGCCATCAAGGCGGAGGGGCTCGTGGCGGTGCGCTGCACCATCACCAACAAGGGCCGCGTGGAGAACTGTCGCGTCCTGAAGATGGTGCAGCACATGGAGCGGGCGGTGCTCGACTCGCTCCAGTCCCGCGTCTACAAGCCCATCCAGTACCAGGGCCGTCCGGTGAACGTGGACTACACCTTCACCATGCGGCTCGTGTCCCCGCGCCGCTGA